The sequence below is a genomic window from Brevibacillus agri.
TCGACGCTATTTTTTTGTTCCATACATAGGTATAATTACCTAAAATTGATCGTTGTTTAGGGGAAGATCGTACTTTATGATTAGATCATTCACGTATGACATATGCGTACTACCCCGTACGCCCCGGCCGGAAGTTGCGGCTGGGATTTTTTTTGCCGTCCGGCATCCAATGATCTCCTATCGCGTTTTGACGCGCTTTTGGTATATTCTATACGAGGACTCACAATGTTCTTGGGGTCCGCGGTGGCTCAAAAATGCAGAGGAGCCACCGCTTTTTTTATACAGATTCTTATCCAGTATGAGGGCAACTAAAGCCTTGCCAATGTCTTGGCGCAGCCAAGTTTTTTGCTGCGACGAAAGCCTTACTTGCAACAAAAGCGAGCCATACATATTCAGGTCTTTTGTACCATACTTTCGGCTGTACGTTGGCGAGAACTTGCCATGGAAGGATCGCGCATTCATACATGCTCCATTTCCGGTCATCCTAAAGAAAGGGAAAATTGATCTGGAGGTGTTTCGCATGCGAACGATCCTTGCTGTTTTGGCGCTTGTCTTGGCGATTACGGGCTGCACGGGCAAGAACAACGCGCAAACCCAGCAGAAAAACGACGCGGAGCCGTTGTGCACTCCGGCGCCCGTGCGCCATACCGAATGGGAGGAGCAGGCAAAGGCGATTGCAGGCAGGGTGGATGGCATTGACGAAGTGGCAGCCGTCCACATCGACAAAGACCTGAACCTGGCGATCAAGGTGAGCAATTTCAACCGCTTTCGGCTGGAGTCGATTGAAAAAGAAGTCTC
It includes:
- a CDS encoding YhcN/YlaJ family sporulation lipoprotein; this translates as MRTILAVLALVLAITGCTGKNNAQTQQKNDAEPLCTPAPVRHTEWEEQAKAIAGRVDGIDEVAAVHIDKDLNLAIKVSNFNRFRLESIEKEVSGKLKEAFPDSKIHVTSDKKLFMDLQAMSGAPWPTDVKEACQKKKASKKLEKKMKG